The following coding sequences lie in one Nocardioides sambongensis genomic window:
- a CDS encoding CPBP family intramembrane glutamic endopeptidase: protein MQSEPGRYHQIPGLAAPGVWRPLVGVVLLVVLVFGGQLVLSTVVGVILVLGGLDAETALDRLAGDPVTPVFLAVVNLGWALAIPAVFLVLFLLHRLRPGWAASVAGRMRWRWLAACLGMAVVALTATVLVSTFLPSQGDASVEVSGTANEWNAQMRDFVLVVLLLTPLQAAGEEYAFRGYLTQAMGGLLGPLGDRVAVVGAVVVPAFLFACAHGLGQDVPIFFDRFAFGLVAGILVLLTGGLEAGIAMHVLNNFLAFGLALAFGDMTAALTPTDGTWWSIPVTLTQSLAYLGGCWWMARRMGVADRGRVPVLERSGARV from the coding sequence GTGCAGTCTGAGCCTGGTCGCTACCACCAGATCCCGGGGCTGGCGGCCCCGGGCGTGTGGCGCCCGCTGGTCGGCGTGGTCCTGCTGGTCGTGCTGGTCTTCGGCGGCCAGCTGGTGCTCTCCACCGTCGTCGGGGTGATCCTGGTGCTCGGCGGTCTCGATGCCGAGACCGCCCTCGACCGGTTGGCCGGTGATCCGGTCACCCCGGTCTTTCTCGCCGTGGTCAACCTCGGCTGGGCCCTCGCGATCCCGGCCGTCTTCCTGGTGCTCTTCCTGCTCCACCGGCTGCGGCCCGGCTGGGCGGCGTCGGTGGCCGGCCGGATGCGGTGGCGCTGGTTGGCGGCCTGCCTGGGGATGGCCGTGGTGGCGCTGACCGCCACCGTGCTCGTCTCGACGTTCCTGCCCAGCCAGGGCGATGCCTCGGTGGAGGTCAGCGGCACCGCGAACGAGTGGAACGCCCAGATGCGGGACTTCGTGCTCGTCGTCCTGCTGCTCACTCCGCTCCAGGCGGCGGGGGAGGAGTATGCCTTCCGCGGCTACCTGACTCAGGCGATGGGCGGTCTCCTGGGACCGTTGGGCGATCGGGTCGCGGTGGTCGGCGCGGTCGTCGTACCGGCGTTCCTGTTCGCCTGCGCGCACGGACTGGGCCAGGACGTGCCGATCTTCTTCGACCGGTTCGCGTTCGGCCTCGTCGCCGGCATCCTGGTGCTGCTCACCGGCGGGCTCGAGGCCGGCATCGCGATGCACGTGCTCAACAACTTCCTGGCCTTCGGCCTGGCGCTGGCGTTCGGCGACATGACCGCGGCACTGACCCCGACGGACGGCACCTGGTGGAGCATCCCGGTGACCCTCACCCAGTCGTTGGCCTACCTCGGGGGGTGCTGGTGGATGGCCCGCCGGATGGGGGTCGCGGACCGCGGGAGGGTGCCCGTTTTGGAGCGGTCGGGCGCCCGCGTGTAG
- the gltX gene encoding glutamate--tRNA ligase — MSTPTSPTSTPVRVRMAPSPTGSPHVGLVRTALFNWAFARHHARHGAGGTFVFRIEDTDKERSTAESYAAIIDLMRWLGLDWDEGPEVGGPHGPYFQSERTEKYVDALARLRDSSYTYDCYCTTEEATARRKAAGSKVQGYDGFCRELTDEQVAAFRAEGRTPIVRFRMPDGSITWDDLVRGEVTFETEFVPDFALCRANGDPLYTLVNPVDDALMEITHVLRGEDLLSSTPRQIALYDALKEVGIAKATPAFGHLPYVMGEGNKKLSKRDPEAHALAYRDDGFLPEGLLNYLALLGWAIAADRDVFSLEEMIDAFEIGDVNPNPARFDKKKADAINASHLRTLSTEEITHRALPFLKRDGVVGDPVSDADAQLLELAMPLVAERINKLTEASAMLGFLFVDEADFTVDEADGAKMLDEKGREVVAAAVTALEGVSSWSTAEIQDALQAALVDGLGLKPRVAFGPVRVAATGRRVSPPLFESMELLGRERSLGRLRRAV, encoded by the coding sequence ATGAGTACCCCGACCAGTCCCACCAGCACGCCGGTCCGGGTGCGGATGGCGCCGTCGCCGACCGGCAGCCCGCACGTCGGCCTGGTCCGCACCGCCCTGTTCAACTGGGCCTTCGCCCGGCACCATGCCCGGCACGGCGCCGGTGGCACCTTCGTGTTCCGGATCGAGGACACCGACAAGGAGCGCAGCACCGCCGAGTCCTACGCGGCGATCATCGACCTGATGCGGTGGCTCGGTCTCGACTGGGACGAGGGCCCCGAGGTCGGCGGCCCGCACGGCCCCTACTTCCAGAGCGAGCGCACCGAGAAGTACGTCGACGCCCTCGCCCGCCTCCGCGACAGCAGCTACACCTACGACTGCTACTGCACCACCGAGGAGGCCACCGCGCGACGCAAGGCCGCCGGCTCCAAGGTGCAGGGGTACGACGGCTTCTGCCGGGAGCTCACCGACGAGCAGGTCGCTGCGTTCCGCGCCGAGGGCCGCACCCCGATCGTCCGGTTCCGGATGCCCGACGGATCGATCACCTGGGACGACCTGGTCCGCGGCGAGGTCACCTTCGAGACCGAGTTCGTGCCCGACTTCGCGCTCTGTCGCGCCAACGGTGATCCCCTCTACACCCTGGTCAACCCGGTGGACGACGCGCTGATGGAGATCACCCACGTGCTCCGCGGCGAGGACCTGCTCTCCTCCACGCCCCGCCAGATCGCGCTCTACGACGCCCTGAAGGAGGTCGGCATCGCCAAGGCGACGCCGGCGTTCGGCCACCTTCCCTACGTGATGGGGGAGGGCAACAAGAAGCTCTCCAAGCGCGACCCCGAGGCGCACGCGCTGGCCTACCGCGACGACGGCTTCCTGCCCGAGGGGCTGCTCAACTACCTGGCACTGCTCGGCTGGGCGATCGCGGCGGATCGCGACGTGTTCTCGCTCGAGGAGATGATCGACGCCTTCGAGATCGGTGACGTGAACCCCAACCCGGCCCGCTTCGACAAGAAGAAGGCCGACGCGATCAACGCCTCCCACCTGCGCACCCTCTCCACCGAGGAGATCACCCACCGCGCGCTGCCGTTCCTCAAGCGCGACGGCGTCGTCGGTGATCCGGTCAGCGACGCCGACGCGCAGCTGCTCGAGCTGGCGATGCCGCTGGTCGCCGAGCGGATCAACAAGCTGACCGAGGCCTCGGCGATGCTCGGCTTCCTCTTCGTGGACGAGGCCGACTTCACGGTGGACGAGGCGGACGGCGCGAAGATGCTCGACGAGAAGGGACGCGAGGTGGTCGCCGCCGCGGTGACCGCCCTCGAGGGCGTCTCCTCGTGGTCGACCGCGGAGATCCAGGACGCGCTGCAGGCCGCCCTCGTCGACGGGCTGGGGCTCAAGCCGCGGGTCGCGTTCGGTCCGGTCCGGGTGGCCGCGACCGGGCGCCGGGTCTCCCCGCCGCTCTTCGAGTCGATGGAGCTGTTGGGACGCGAGCGGAGCCTGGGCCGGCTGCGTCGTGCAGTCTGA
- a CDS encoding flavin monoamine oxidase family protein yields MATDVDVVIVGAGLAGLAAARQLIDEGRSVRVLEARERVGGRTRGGVFADGTPIEMGGQWVGPGQDVVVALCEELGLTIFPSYDEGEAISYFDGAAVRYADDTFGLPEESAVELGRLWDLVDQAAATVRLDAPWETPDAEELDRVTLDAWLERHAQDELALKFFRLLIPALYSAEANEMSLLHFLRHVKGGGSLFRIVATTGGAQESRIQGGSHQIAERLAEGLGDVVELGRVVHTVHHDQDGVRVEHDHGSVSAQHAIITLPPTLAGRLRYQPQLPASRDQLTQQIPAGWVIKVQVQYPTPFWREEGLSGFTTSLEDDLAVVMDNSPADAASGVLVGFFEGAAARRANRLSPQERRDLVTRTLVKYFGEKAAEPIDYLEADWAEEEFTRGCYGGRLGAGVWTQYGRALAEPVGRLHWAGGEVAEEWNNFMDGAIRSGRRAAQEIVKGDS; encoded by the coding sequence GTGGCAACAGATGTGGACGTCGTGATCGTCGGAGCCGGGCTCGCGGGCCTCGCAGCTGCTCGGCAGCTCATCGACGAGGGGCGGTCGGTCCGGGTCCTGGAGGCCCGTGAGCGCGTCGGTGGTCGCACCCGCGGTGGAGTCTTCGCAGACGGGACCCCGATCGAGATGGGTGGCCAGTGGGTCGGGCCGGGCCAGGACGTCGTCGTCGCCCTGTGCGAGGAGCTCGGCCTGACGATCTTCCCCAGCTACGACGAGGGCGAGGCGATCAGCTACTTCGACGGCGCCGCGGTCCGCTACGCCGATGACACCTTCGGTCTGCCCGAGGAGAGCGCTGTCGAGCTCGGCCGACTCTGGGACCTGGTGGACCAGGCGGCGGCCACGGTGCGCCTCGACGCGCCGTGGGAGACCCCGGACGCCGAGGAGCTGGACCGCGTCACCCTGGACGCCTGGCTGGAGCGCCACGCCCAGGACGAGCTGGCCCTGAAGTTCTTCCGGCTGCTGATCCCGGCGCTCTACTCCGCCGAGGCCAACGAGATGTCGCTCCTGCACTTCCTGCGCCACGTCAAGGGTGGCGGATCGCTCTTCCGCATCGTCGCGACGACCGGAGGAGCGCAGGAGTCCCGGATCCAGGGTGGCAGCCACCAGATCGCCGAGCGGCTCGCGGAGGGCCTCGGCGATGTCGTGGAGCTCGGCCGGGTGGTGCACACCGTCCACCACGACCAGGACGGGGTGCGGGTGGAGCACGACCACGGCTCGGTCTCGGCCCAGCACGCGATCATCACGCTTCCGCCGACCCTGGCAGGGCGGCTCCGCTACCAGCCCCAGCTGCCGGCGTCGCGCGACCAGCTGACCCAGCAGATCCCGGCCGGATGGGTGATCAAGGTCCAGGTCCAGTACCCGACCCCGTTCTGGCGCGAGGAGGGCCTCAGCGGATTCACCACCAGCCTCGAGGACGACCTCGCCGTGGTGATGGACAACTCGCCCGCCGACGCCGCGTCGGGAGTCCTCGTCGGCTTCTTCGAGGGCGCCGCGGCACGCCGCGCGAACCGCCTCAGCCCGCAGGAGCGACGAGACCTGGTCACCCGCACCCTGGTGAAGTACTTCGGGGAGAAGGCGGCCGAGCCGATCGACTACCTGGAGGCGGACTGGGCCGAGGAGGAGTTCACCCGCGGCTGCTACGGAGGCCGCCTCGGTGCCGGTGTCTGGACCCAGTACGGACGCGCCCTCGCCGAGCCCGTGGGCCGGCTGCACTGGGCGGGCGGCGAGGTGGCCGAGGAGTGGAACAACTTCATGGACGGCGCCATCCGGTCCGGTCGGCGTGCTGCCCAGGAGATCGTCAAGGGCGATTCGTGA
- a CDS encoding methylated-DNA--[protein]-cysteine S-methyltransferase, translating to MWTVTESPVGPLRIVARDGAVTAIEFTPFRDGDGRPRGDRDDGAAVLVEAVRQLADYFAGRRTTFDLPLAPDGTDWQRAVWDQLRAIGYGETASYGQIAARLGRSNAASRAVGLANGANPIPIVVPCHRVIGANGTLTGYAGGLDRKQLLLELEQDALF from the coding sequence ATGTGGACAGTGACCGAGAGCCCGGTCGGGCCCCTGCGGATCGTGGCGCGCGACGGCGCCGTCACCGCGATCGAGTTCACCCCGTTCCGCGACGGGGACGGCCGACCTCGCGGCGACCGTGATGACGGGGCCGCCGTGCTGGTCGAGGCGGTCCGGCAGCTGGCGGACTACTTCGCCGGCCGACGGACCACCTTCGACCTCCCGCTGGCTCCGGACGGCACCGACTGGCAGCGCGCGGTGTGGGACCAGCTCCGTGCGATCGGATACGGCGAGACCGCTTCCTACGGGCAGATCGCCGCCCGGCTGGGGCGGTCGAACGCCGCGTCCCGCGCCGTCGGACTGGCCAACGGTGCGAACCCGATCCCGATCGTCGTGCCGTGCCACCGGGTGATCGGCGCGAACGGCACGCTCACCGGTTACGCCGGTGGTCTCGACCGCAAGCAGCTGCTGCTCGAGCTCGAGCAGGACGCCCTGTTCTAG
- a CDS encoding IclR family transcriptional regulator, translating into MDNSSGVGVLDKAALVLTALESGPATLAGLVAGTGLARPTAHRLAVALEHHRLVARDMQGRFVLGPRLAELSAAAGEDRLLATAGPVLARLRDITGESAQLWRRQGDHRVCVAAAERPSGLRDTIPVGSQLTMRAGSAAQVLLAWDDPERIHRGLQNAAFSAAELSAIRRRGWSQSIGEREQGVASVSAPVRSPGGKVIAAVSVSGPLERLTRQPGRMHAPAVLAAAERLSESLRRAAAE; encoded by the coding sequence ATGGACAACTCGAGCGGAGTCGGAGTTCTCGACAAGGCGGCGCTGGTTCTCACCGCCCTGGAGTCGGGGCCCGCGACCCTGGCCGGCCTGGTGGCCGGCACCGGCCTGGCACGCCCGACCGCGCACCGCCTGGCGGTCGCCCTGGAGCACCACCGACTGGTCGCCCGGGACATGCAGGGACGGTTCGTCCTCGGTCCGCGACTGGCCGAGCTGTCCGCCGCCGCCGGCGAGGACCGCCTGCTGGCCACCGCCGGCCCCGTCCTGGCCCGCCTCCGCGACATCACCGGCGAGTCCGCCCAGCTGTGGCGACGCCAGGGTGACCACCGTGTCTGCGTCGCCGCCGCGGAGCGCCCGTCGGGCCTGCGCGACACCATTCCGGTCGGCTCACAGCTGACGATGCGGGCGGGCTCGGCCGCGCAGGTCCTGCTCGCCTGGGACGACCCCGAGCGGATCCACCGGGGCCTGCAGAACGCAGCGTTCTCCGCCGCCGAGCTCTCCGCGATCCGTCGCCGCGGCTGGTCGCAGTCGATCGGCGAGCGGGAGCAGGGCGTCGCGTCGGTCTCCGCCCCGGTCCGGTCGCCAGGCGGCAAGGTGATCGCCGCGGTCTCGGTCTCCGGTCCGCTGGAGCGCCTGACGCGCCAGCCCGGCCGGATGCACGCACCCGCCGTGCTGGCCGCCGCCGAGCGCCTCTCCGAGTCGCTGCGCCGCGCCGCCGCGGAGTGA
- a CDS encoding AlkA N-terminal domain-containing protein codes for MTSLATTAAALDPEACYAAVRSRDRRFDGVFYIAVSTTGIYCRPSCPARTPAAANVTFHRSAAAAQEAGYRACKRCLPDAVPGSPDWDVTATVAGRAMRLISDGVVDREGVDGLAGRLGYSNRHLGRLLRAELGAGPLALARTQRAQTARVLVETTELPFADIAFASGFRSVRQFNDTLREIYATTPSGLRGRRGAARRRESGSIALRLAVRAPFAGVALGRFLAVRAVTGVEQVEVAADRVVYRRTLRLPHAPGALRVDLVDVAAGEPAQLDVRLTLTDLRDTATALSRARRLVDADADPLAVAEHLARDPALAPLLARHPGLRVPGHVDGDELAVRAVLGQQVSVAGARTVAGRLVAETGTPYDSGVEGLTHLFPDAAAIADLDPASLPMPRARGRALTGLAGALADGRVVLDRGPDRDEVRRALLALPGIGPWTSDYIALRALGHPDVFLPTDVGVRHALAALGGASDTARWAPWRSYALLHLWTSLEPDPGRAQTERANTTCGQ; via the coding sequence ATGACCTCACTCGCGACCACCGCGGCGGCCCTCGACCCCGAGGCCTGCTACGCCGCGGTGCGTTCTCGGGATCGCCGCTTCGACGGCGTCTTCTACATCGCGGTCAGCACCACGGGGATCTACTGCCGTCCCTCCTGCCCGGCCCGCACGCCGGCTGCGGCGAACGTGACCTTCCATCGCAGCGCGGCGGCCGCCCAGGAGGCGGGCTACCGCGCGTGCAAGCGTTGCCTGCCCGACGCGGTCCCGGGGTCTCCGGACTGGGACGTGACGGCGACGGTCGCCGGTCGTGCGATGCGGCTGATCTCCGACGGGGTCGTCGACCGGGAGGGCGTGGACGGCCTCGCCGGCCGGCTGGGCTACAGCAACCGCCACCTCGGGCGGCTGCTGCGCGCCGAGCTGGGCGCCGGCCCGTTGGCACTCGCCCGGACGCAGCGCGCCCAGACCGCCCGCGTGCTGGTGGAGACGACCGAGCTCCCGTTCGCCGACATCGCGTTCGCCAGCGGTTTCAGGAGCGTGCGGCAGTTCAACGACACGCTGCGCGAGATCTACGCGACCACGCCCAGCGGGCTGCGGGGCCGCCGCGGCGCAGCGAGACGCCGCGAGAGCGGTTCGATCGCGCTGCGTCTGGCCGTTCGCGCGCCCTTCGCCGGTGTCGCCCTGGGTCGGTTCCTGGCGGTGCGGGCGGTCACCGGCGTCGAGCAGGTCGAGGTGGCGGCGGACCGTGTCGTCTACCGCCGCACCCTGCGTCTGCCGCACGCTCCCGGCGCGCTCCGCGTCGACCTGGTCGACGTGGCGGCGGGGGAGCCCGCGCAGCTCGACGTACGGCTCACCCTGACCGACCTCCGGGACACCGCGACCGCGCTCTCCCGTGCCCGGCGTCTGGTCGACGCCGACGCGGACCCGCTCGCGGTCGCCGAGCACCTCGCTCGCGACCCGGCGCTCGCGCCGCTGCTGGCTCGCCACCCCGGACTGCGGGTGCCGGGCCACGTGGACGGCGACGAGCTCGCCGTCCGGGCGGTTCTCGGCCAACAGGTCAGCGTCGCCGGCGCCCGCACGGTGGCCGGTCGGTTGGTCGCGGAGACGGGCACGCCGTACGACAGCGGGGTCGAAGGGCTCACCCACCTCTTCCCCGATGCCGCCGCGATCGCGGACCTGGACCCCGCGTCGCTCCCGATGCCGCGGGCGCGCGGCCGGGCACTGACCGGACTGGCGGGGGCGCTGGCAGACGGGCGCGTGGTGCTCGACCGCGGCCCGGACCGCGATGAGGTACGACGCGCGCTGCTCGCGCTCCCCGGCATCGGGCCGTGGACCTCGGACTACATCGCACTGCGCGCGCTGGGCCACCCCGACGTCTTCCTGCCCACCGACGTCGGCGTGCGCCACGCACTCGCCGCGCTGGGGGGCGCGTCGGACACCGCGCGGTGGGCGCCCTGGCGCTCCTACGCGCTGCTGCACCTGTGGACCTCGCTCGAGCCCGACCCGGGTCGAGCCCAGACGGAGAGGGCGAACACGACATGTGGACAGTGA
- a CDS encoding DoxX family protein yields the protein MTAPLTRTAKLVAGAFTVSGIVHLVRPQVFEPTMPAWVPAHRDVIVYSGVAELLCAAGLAWPRTRRAAGLASAALLVGVFPANAQMASDALRTDNTALKVATLARLPLQVPMIRAALGAARGA from the coding sequence ATGACAGCTCCCCTCACCCGCACTGCGAAGCTGGTCGCCGGCGCCTTCACGGTCAGCGGGATCGTGCACCTCGTCCGTCCTCAGGTCTTCGAGCCGACGATGCCGGCCTGGGTGCCGGCGCACCGTGACGTCATCGTCTACAGCGGCGTCGCCGAACTGCTCTGTGCCGCCGGGTTGGCGTGGCCGCGCACGCGCCGCGCGGCGGGGCTGGCCAGCGCTGCGCTGCTGGTCGGCGTCTTCCCCGCCAACGCGCAGATGGCCTCCGACGCGCTGCGGACGGACAACACCGCGTTGAAGGTGGCGACGCTGGCCCGGCTGCCGCTCCAGGTCCCGATGATCAGGGCCGCGCTCGGAGCGGCACGCGGCGCCTGA
- a CDS encoding TetR/AcrR family transcriptional regulator — protein sequence MAYVKAADRSRQIVEAARQVLMREGVNGTTLRLVAREAGIPQGTLHYVFPSKEELLHAVIEDVATEIADVLHAAAETDRGLEHAIREGLTTFWQRLVAQDVRLQIMQYELVIWALRTPGREQSARWQFERYCRIVAAWCQEAAQQADETCAVPFEVLARMVVAAVDGVILQYVGDPDPERAERDLAVVVDMLVGLAQPSTAVAQSA from the coding sequence ATGGCGTACGTGAAGGCGGCGGACCGGTCCCGGCAGATCGTCGAGGCGGCACGGCAGGTGCTGATGCGCGAGGGGGTCAACGGCACCACCCTGCGGTTGGTCGCCCGGGAGGCGGGCATCCCCCAGGGCACGCTGCACTACGTCTTCCCCAGCAAGGAAGAGCTGCTGCACGCGGTGATCGAGGACGTCGCGACCGAGATCGCCGACGTGCTGCACGCCGCCGCGGAGACCGATCGCGGCCTCGAGCACGCGATCCGTGAGGGACTGACGACCTTCTGGCAGCGACTCGTCGCGCAGGACGTGCGCCTGCAGATCATGCAGTACGAGCTCGTCATCTGGGCGCTGCGAACCCCAGGACGGGAACAGTCCGCGCGTTGGCAGTTCGAGCGCTACTGCCGGATCGTCGCCGCGTGGTGCCAGGAGGCGGCGCAGCAGGCCGACGAGACCTGTGCGGTGCCGTTCGAGGTGCTGGCGCGGATGGTCGTCGCCGCCGTGGACGGGGTGATCCTGCAGTACGTCGGTGACCCGGACCCGGAGCGCGCCGAGCGCGACCTCGCCGTCGTCGTGGACATGCTGGTCGGGCTCGCGCAGCCGTCAACGGCCGTCGCGCAGTCGGCCTGA
- a CDS encoding DUF1214 domain-containing protein, with the protein MSQTVTPETYVRAEVDGRFRLFQQRAGGVNAFYLIPRPVPVDEQPVVRMNRDTLYGGSVIDTSAGARVFMPEVPDDRYASLFVIDNDHYVLDVIREPGWHEITSETRYCCAVPRVELKDMRDEDEIAHVRGILEQYKIEAGSAETFEAPDWDWDSMFALRAQYEQEFRTFAQYPADWMDKRGAANDATRHLAAAGAWGLFPEDEAVYINYTGPQDASKAYVGTYTPPPCDAFWSIAVYGEDAFFHSMNATLSPETTTFNDDGTFTVYFGSEELVGDKPNRLDISEGWNFLMRAYEPGDDVLARKYVLPEVAEYRG; encoded by the coding sequence ATGTCGCAGACCGTGACGCCCGAGACCTATGTGCGTGCCGAGGTCGATGGTCGGTTCCGGCTCTTCCAGCAGCGGGCAGGGGGAGTGAACGCGTTCTACCTCATCCCGCGTCCGGTGCCTGTCGACGAGCAGCCGGTGGTCCGGATGAACCGGGACACCCTCTACGGCGGCAGCGTGATCGACACCTCCGCCGGAGCCCGGGTCTTCATGCCCGAGGTCCCGGACGACCGTTACGCCTCGCTGTTCGTGATCGACAACGACCACTACGTGCTCGACGTCATCCGCGAGCCGGGCTGGCACGAGATCACCTCCGAGACCCGCTACTGCTGCGCGGTGCCGCGCGTCGAGCTCAAGGACATGCGCGACGAGGACGAGATCGCCCACGTCAGGGGGATCCTGGAGCAGTACAAGATCGAGGCGGGCAGCGCCGAGACCTTCGAGGCGCCGGACTGGGACTGGGACTCGATGTTCGCGTTGCGGGCGCAGTACGAGCAGGAGTTCCGGACCTTCGCCCAGTACCCGGCCGACTGGATGGACAAGCGGGGCGCCGCGAACGACGCCACCCGGCACCTGGCTGCAGCCGGGGCTTGGGGTCTCTTCCCCGAGGACGAAGCCGTCTACATCAACTACACGGGTCCTCAGGATGCGTCGAAGGCCTACGTCGGGACGTACACGCCCCCGCCGTGCGACGCCTTCTGGTCGATCGCGGTCTACGGCGAGGACGCGTTCTTCCACTCCATGAACGCCACGTTGTCCCCGGAGACGACGACGTTCAACGACGACGGCACCTTCACCGTCTACTTCGGCTCCGAGGAGCTCGTCGGGGACAAGCCGAACCGCCTCGACATCTCCGAGGGCTGGAACTTCCTGATGCGTGCGTACGAGCCCGGTGACGACGTACTCGCTCGCAAGTACGTGCTCCCGGAGGTCGCCGAGTACCGCGGGTGA
- a CDS encoding MFS transporter: MSTEGPAAGVAAERSGRWSAVVAFCLAGAATQMAWLTFAPVTTVAADRYGVSETAIGWLANVFALTFVPLAIPAGMLLDRYLRGTLIVGALITALGACLRLGGDTYAWMLLGSTIASLGQPLVLTGIAGLCRNYLRPKDRAVGIAVATASVWVGFVGAFLVGAAFSGADDLPALLRFHAGFAVVAAILLILALRSAPPFAHRVAAASAAESWASVKAVWGDSLVRRLCLFAFVPFGSFIALTTWTQSLLDDAGVSVDEVGVILTLCVAAGVVGTATIPVWAARHRREVAVGMAGSLVAAVALLVLALAPGFGTGLVVLGIAGLMLLPMLAIVLEMIERHGGEAEGVASGLVWTMGNLGGLVVTGLIGFTLGSPGLSFVLLAGVTLVGLPLLARIRGPVAARAQRAASESAAPAVTAATQDPENGRASV; the protein is encoded by the coding sequence GTGAGCACCGAAGGTCCGGCCGCGGGCGTCGCGGCCGAGCGCAGCGGACGATGGTCGGCGGTCGTCGCCTTCTGCCTGGCAGGGGCGGCGACCCAGATGGCCTGGCTCACCTTCGCGCCGGTGACCACGGTGGCCGCCGACCGGTACGGCGTCTCCGAGACCGCGATCGGCTGGCTGGCCAACGTGTTCGCGCTGACCTTCGTCCCGCTGGCGATCCCGGCCGGGATGCTGCTGGACCGCTACCTGCGCGGCACGCTGATCGTCGGGGCGCTCATCACCGCCCTCGGCGCCTGCCTCAGGCTGGGCGGAGACACCTACGCGTGGATGCTGCTCGGCAGCACGATCGCCTCCTTGGGGCAGCCGCTGGTGCTGACCGGCATCGCCGGACTGTGCCGGAACTACCTGCGGCCCAAGGACCGCGCCGTCGGCATCGCCGTCGCCACGGCCAGCGTGTGGGTCGGTTTCGTCGGCGCGTTCCTGGTCGGCGCTGCCTTCTCCGGTGCGGACGACCTTCCGGCGCTGCTGCGGTTCCACGCCGGCTTCGCCGTGGTCGCTGCGATCCTGCTGATCCTCGCGCTGCGTTCGGCGCCGCCGTTCGCACATCGTGTCGCGGCCGCCAGCGCGGCCGAGAGCTGGGCGAGCGTGAAGGCCGTCTGGGGCGACTCGCTGGTCCGCAGGCTCTGCCTGTTCGCGTTCGTCCCGTTCGGCAGCTTCATCGCCCTCACCACCTGGACCCAGAGTCTCTTGGACGACGCGGGCGTCTCCGTCGACGAGGTCGGCGTCATCCTGACCCTCTGCGTCGCAGCGGGCGTCGTCGGCACCGCGACCATCCCGGTGTGGGCCGCGCGGCACCGTCGTGAGGTCGCGGTCGGGATGGCCGGCAGCCTGGTGGCCGCGGTTGCGCTGCTGGTCCTCGCCCTCGCCCCCGGCTTCGGCACCGGTCTCGTCGTGCTCGGCATCGCCGGCCTGATGCTGCTGCCGATGCTCGCCATCGTCCTGGAGATGATCGAACGTCACGGCGGGGAGGCCGAAGGTGTCGCCTCCGGCCTGGTGTGGACGATGGGGAACCTCGGCGGGCTCGTGGTCACCGGGCTGATCGGGTTCACCCTCGGCAGTCCTGGGCTGTCGTTCGTGCTGCTCGCAGGCGTCACCCTGGTCGGCCTCCCACTGCTCGCCCGGATCCGAGGGCCGGTCGCCGCACGGGCGCAGCGCGCCGCGTCCGAAAGTGCTGCGCCAGCGGTGACAGCGGCAACCCAGGACCCCGAGAATGGCCGAGCATCCGTTTAG